GCGTTCGGCGAAGGATTCGGCCCCGGAGCCACTCCCTGGGGGGTGTGTTAGCCTTCGGCAGCGCGCGCTCCCGCCGACCGGAAGAAACAGTATGGCAAGCCAGACCCTCACCCATCTACAGGCCCTCGAGGCCGAATCCATCGAAATCATCCGCGAGGTCGTGGCCGAATTCGAAAATCCGGTGATGCTGTACTCGATCGGCAAGGATTCGGGTGTGCTCTCGCATCTGGCGCGCAAGGCGTTTCACCCGGCCCCACCGCCCTTCCCGCTCTTGCACGTGGATACCACGTGGAAGTTCCAGGAAATGATCAAGTTCAGAGACGCGTTCTGCAAAGAGAACAATCTGGAGTTGATCGTCCACACGAACCAGGAAGGTCTCGCGAAAAACATCAACCCCTTCGATCACGGCTCCAACTACTACACGACCGTGATGAAGACCCAGGCGCTGCTTCAGGCACTCGAAAACGGCGGGTACGATGCTGCCTTCGGCGGGGCGCGTCGCGACGAAGAGAAGTCCCGTGCCAAGGAACGTGTGTACTCCTTCCGCGATCGAAATCACCAATGGGATCCGAAGAATCAGCGTCCCGAGCTGTGGAATCTGTACAACGGCCGGGTCAACAAGGGTGAATCGATTCGCGTCTTCCCCATGTCGAACTGGACTGAACTCGATGTCTGGCAATACCTGCATCTGGAGGGTGTACCGGTCGTGCCCCTGTACCTCGCGGCCGAGCGACCCGTTGTCGAGCGCGACGGCAACTTGATCATGGTGGACGACGATCGCTTTCGCTTCGAACCCGGAGAGAAGCCGCAGATGCGCCGCGTGCGTTTCCGCACACTCGGCTGCTATCCGTTCTCGGGTGCGATCGAATCCGATGCCGATACGCTGCCCAAGATCATCCAGGAAATGCTCTTGACCAAGCAGTCCGAGCGTCAGGGCCGCATGATCGACTACGACGAAGCAGCCTCGATGGAACGCAAGAAACGCGAAGGCTACTTCTAGTGGCATCTCTGACGGACCAGGAACTGATCGAGCAGGACATCGAAGAATACCTGGCTCGGCATCAGCGCAAGGAACTGATGCGTCTGCTCACCTGCGGAAGCGTCGACGACGGCAAGAGCACGCTGATCGGACGCCTTCTTCACGACACGAAGTTGCTCTACGAAGATCAACTGGCAGCTGTCGCAAGAGATAGCAAGACACAGGGAACCCAGGGAGACGAAATCGACCTTGCGCTGCTCGTTGACGGCCTGCAAGCCGAGCGCGAGCAAGGCATAACGATCGACGTGGCCTATCGCTATTTCTCGACGGAGAAACGCAAGTTCATCATTGCGGATACGCCCGGCCACGAACAGTACACCCGGAACATGGCGACCGGCGCTTCGACCTGCGATCTGGCGATCATCCTCATCGACGCGCGAAAGGGAGTGCTACAGCAGACCCGGCGTCACAGTTTCATCTGTGCACTGCTCGGTATTCGTCATGTCGTGGTAGCCGTCAACAAGATGGACCTGGTCGACTTCGATGAAGCCGTCTTCGAGAATATCGTTAGCGATTACTCAGAATTTGCAGCGAAGCTCGACCTTCCCGATGTGCACTTTCTGCCCCTGTCGGCACTCAAGGGCGACAACGTCGTCGATCGCAGCAAAGAGATGCCGTGGTTCAAGGGCGCGGCTCTGCTCGACTACCTGGAAAGCGTGCACATCGCGAGCGATCGCAACCTGACGGATTTGCGCTTTCCCGTGCAGTGGATCAACCGGCCGAATCTCGACTTCCGCGGTTTCGCGGGAACCGTCGCTTCCGGTGTTCTCAGGCCGGGCGACGAGGTCGTGGCCCTACCCAGCGAAAGCCGCAGCAGAGTCAAAGCAATCCACACCTTCGACGGAATCCTGGAAGAGGCCGTTCCGCCTCAGGCGATCACAGTGACCCTCGAAGACGA
This portion of the bacterium genome encodes:
- the cysD gene encoding sulfate adenylyltransferase subunit CysD: MASQTLTHLQALEAESIEIIREVVAEFENPVMLYSIGKDSGVLSHLARKAFHPAPPPFPLLHVDTTWKFQEMIKFRDAFCKENNLELIVHTNQEGLAKNINPFDHGSNYYTTVMKTQALLQALENGGYDAAFGGARRDEEKSRAKERVYSFRDRNHQWDPKNQRPELWNLYNGRVNKGESIRVFPMSNWTELDVWQYLHLEGVPVVPLYLAAERPVVERDGNLIMVDDDRFRFEPGEKPQMRRVRFRTLGCYPFSGAIESDADTLPKIIQEMLLTKQSERQGRMIDYDEAASMERKKREGYF